The following proteins are co-located in the Besnoitia besnoiti strain Bb-Ger1 chromosome Unknown contig00007, whole genome shotgun sequence genome:
- a CDS encoding uncharacterized protein (encoded by transcript BESB_072190) → MKKFAAAFVACTAFSSTSSDQLALAANSLMKTQDESLTDPTERLKMLRKEEEEAAKMEAFYKADEAETKYVGYLPFTPDGNCLHNSILQVTKEYPRGLLGRAKSFVHGKPYQCSFRYA, encoded by the exons ATGAAAAAATTCGCTGCCGCATTTGTTGCTTGTACTGCATTTTCCAGCACCAGTAGCGACCAATTGGCTTTAGCAG CCAATTCCCTGATGAAGACACAGGATGAATCTTTAACGGATCCG ACGGAGAGACTGAAAATGCTACGGAAG gaagaggaagaggcagcaaaGATGGAAGCGTTCTACAAGGCTGACGAAGCAGAAACAAAATACGTGGGATATCTACCATTCACTCCTGACGGTAACTGCCTGCACAACAGTATTCTGCAGGTAACCAAAGAATACCCTAGAGGCCTATTGGGGCGTGCTAAATCCTTCGTTCACGGTAAGCCATATCAGTGCTCCTTCCGATACGCGTAA
- a CDS encoding small ribosomal subunit Rsm22 protein (encoded by transcript BESB_072220), which yields MHRGYRFDRMLDSRDTDPEAVAYLDKLAMTGLKTLEVPHDVKTKLEVLLKQVGQKRDLENVGRFMMAKLTARTSVELPRVLPSRLLHDPPREDKGDLSPNQRGCVSLEGAAGETPRKGETDTTSCSVEPPAEQDQQARAAESQLDQEALALAEDRRHRLFRKFMGSHSPVSAAAYTAHRYAGVYASMVRILSEIKLRAPDFRPKRVMEVQAGFAAGLMAAYQIWSPGHDVGREALWNGSGDDDDAPSLRRKGDVDAEPREGGRAGSGDIEEGFEYLLAVERSAHLANVGKYLTAEFTPRVQWQLGLYEEGTASCVEEAGHNVGQRRRLDLVIMPHCLLSSVDGQESRHMLVRNLWNRLSHGGILVLVERGTPTGFRSIHAVRELFIKELGVGRFHFLAPCPHESICPLALTGRDWCHFAQRVRRLPHYLYCKGSRSKNVEEDKFSYLVVRKMQGPRRKFSCESECTTLEEQSHFWPRVVMPVIKAGQHCLLDVCARPHTFERVAVSKGMPHGAGYKFARKAAWGDLWRFPRRVVRPEARGYTSEEMQQHLLRLASKNRANEARGREGSEQVGSREERDRLEDEFVKFFGN from the coding sequence ATGCATCGCGGGTATCGTTTCGACAGGATGCTCGACTCCAGGGATACGGATCCTGAGGCCGTTGCTTATCTCGATAAGCTGGCGATGACTGGGCTAAAGACCTTGGAAGTCCCCCACGATGTCAAAACAAAACTGGAGGTGCTTCTGAAGCAAGTTGGGCAGAAGCGGGACTTGGAGAACGTGGGGCGGTTCATGATGGCCAAACTCACCGCTCGTACATCGGTGGAGCTGCCCAGAGTCTTGCCATCTCGACTTCTGCATGATCCCCCGCGTGAAGACAAGGGAGACCTTTCTCCGAATCAGAGAGGATGCGTGAGCCTTGagggagccgcaggcgaaacGCCGCGTAAAGGTGAGACAGACACCACTTCGTGTTCAGTCGAGCCGCCTGCAGAACAAGACCAgcaggcgcgtgcggcggagtCACAGCTTGATCAAGAGGCGCTCGCACTGGCTGAAGACCGCCGGCACCGTCTGTTTAGGAAATTCATGGGGAGTCACTCGCCAGTCAGTGCGGCGGCGTACACAGCTCACCGTTACGCGGGAGTGTATGCTTCCATGGTGAGGATCCTGTCTGAGATCAAACTCCGTGCGCCAGACTTCAGACCAAAAAGAGTGATGGAGGTGCAAGCTGGATTCGCTGCAGGACTCATGGCAGCCTATCAGATATGGAGTCCAGGCCACGACGTGGGGAGGGAAGCACTTTGGAATGGAAGTGGCGACGATGACGACGCGCCGTCCCTGCGCCGAAAAGGGGATGTAGatgcagagccgcgcgaaggcggcagagcAGGAAGCGGCGATATAGAAGAGGGTTTCGAGTATCTCCTGGCTGTAGAGCGGTCGGCGCACCTTGCCAACGTCGGCAAATACTTGACTGCAGAATTCACGCCCAGAGTGCAGTGGCAACTCGGGCTTTATGAGGAGGGCACAGCCAGTTGTGTCGAGGAGGCCGGGCACAATGTGGGACAGAGACGGCGCTTGGATTTGGTGATCATGCCGCACTGCCTGTTGAGTTCTGTGGATGGCCAGGAGAGCCGACACATGCTCGTGCGCAATCTTTGGAACCGTCTGAGCCACGGAGGCATTCTCGTTCTCGTCGAGAGAGGGACGCCGACGGGCTTCCGGTCGATCCACGCAGTGCGCGAACTCTTTATAAAAGAGCTGGGCGTTGGGCGGTTTCACTTCCTGGCCCCCTGCCCACATGAAAGCATATGCCCGCTTGCTTTGACAGGACGAGACTGGTGTCATTtcgcgcagcgcgtccgccgccttccgcacTACCTCTACTGCAAAGGTAGCCGCTCCAAAAACGTGGAAGAAGACAAGTTCTCTTACCTTGTCGTCCGCAAAATGCAGGGTCCCCGACGCAAGTTCTCGTGTGAGAGCGAGTGCACGACTCTCGAAGAGCAGAGCCACTTCTGGCCGCGCGTGGTGATGCCCGTTATCAAAGCTGGGCAGCACTGTCTTTTAGACGTGTGCGCGCGACCACACACTTTTGAAAGAGTCGCCGTGAGCAAAGGCATGCCGCATGGCGCTGGTTACAAGTTTGCCAGGAAAGCTGCATGGGGAGATCTGTGGAGGTTTCCGAGGCGCGTAGTTCGACCTGAAGCGCGTGGGTACACAAGCGAGGAAATGCAGCAACACTTGCTCCGCCTCGCAAGCAAAAATCGAGCGAACGAAGCTAGAGGTCGTGAGGGCAGTGAACAGGTCGGCTCACGGGAAGAGCGTGACCGCCTGGAGGACGAGTTCGTCAAGTTCTTTGGAAACTAG
- a CDS encoding serine/threonine phosophatase PP1 (encoded by transcript BESB_072200) gives MASLDVDVDAVISKLLEARGSRPGKPVQLTEAEIRGLCHKSREIFISQPILLELEAPIKICGDIHGQYYDLLRLFEYGGFPPEANYLFLGDYVDRGKQSLETICLLLAYKIKYPENFFLLRGNHECASINRIYGFYDECKRRYNIKLWKTFTDCFNCLPVAAIIDEKIFCMHGGLSPELNSMDQIRRIVRPTDVPDAGLLCDLLWSDPEKEISGWGENDRGVSFTFGQDVVHNFLRKHDLDLICRAHQVVEDGYEFFAKRQLVTLFSAPNYCGEFDNAGAMMSVDETLMCSFQILKPVEKKKGMAK, from the exons ATGGCGTCGCTCGACGTCGATGTCGACGCCGTCATCAGCAAACTCTTGGAAGCACGCGGAAGCCGGCCCGGGAAGCCGGTACAGCTTACTGAGGCTGAGATTCGTGGCCTCTGCCATAAATCTCGGGAAATTTTCATAAGTCAGCCTATTTTACTGGAACTTGAGGCGCCAATAAAGATTTGTGGTGACATTCATGGCCAGTATTACGATCTCTTGCGACTATTCGAGTATGGCGGCTTCCCTCCGGAGGCAAATTACCTCTTTTTGGGAGACTACGTTGACAGGGGCAAGCAGAGTCTAGAAACCATCTGTCTACTTCTAGCGTACAAGATCAAGTACCCCGAAAACTTCTTCCTGCTGCGAGGCAATCACGAGTGTGCATCCATCAACAGGATCTACGGCTTCTATGATGAAT GCAAGAGGCGGTATAACATTAAGCTCTGGAAGACTTTCACAGATTGCTTCAACTGCCTTCCAGTCGCAGCAATAATAGACGAGAAAATCTTCTGTATGCATGGTGGACTATCGCCGGAGCTTAACAGCATGGATCAGATAAGGAGGATTGTCAGGCCTACCGACGTTCCCGATGCAG GTCTTCTTTGTGACTTACTTTGGAGTGACCCCGAGAAGGAGATTTCTGGATGGGGTGAAAATGATCGAGGCGTCTCGTTCACGTTTGGTCAGGATGTCGTTCACAATTTTCTCCGGAAGCATGATCTGGACCTCATATGTCGGGCTCACCAG GTCGTTGAAGACGGCTACGAGTTCTTCGCGAAGCGCCAGTTGGTCACGTTGTTCAGCGCCCCAAATTACTGTGGCGAGTTTGACAATGCAGGCGCTATGATGAGCGTCGACGAGACACTCATGTGTTCCTTCCAG ATTCTGAAGCCggtcgagaagaagaaaggcatGGCGAAGTAG
- a CDS encoding uncharacterized protein (encoded by transcript BESB_072210) has translation MLRPKGMDAAPASSPPLLRRRLNMTISKGMPANRESIGGVIKPLAMQRMSVVMRRGKGTGSRHDASPLQAATQTSPVHGQPRLTARPAM, from the coding sequence ATGCTGCGCCCCAAGGGCATGGATGCAGctcctgcctcttctccgcctctgctgcgccggcgcctaaACATGACGATCTCCAAGGGGATGCCGGCGAATCGCGAGAGCATAGGAGGCGTCATAAAGCCGCTGGCGATGCAGAGAATGAGCGTGGTGATGAGGCGCGGGAAGGGCACGGGCAGTCGCCACGATGCGTCTCCCCTTCAGGCGGCTACGCAGACAAGCCCTGTCCACGGACAGCCCAGGCTGACGGCGCGCCCAGCCATGTAG
- a CDS encoding uncharacterized protein (encoded by transcript BESB_072230), whose amino-acid sequence MTSGWSADFLQGTSGAWQQQHLQREQVAARLALLREQEERVEAELQRCQASLREQLCAQEASRFPPGGGPPLSRPLPGATVDSPAFCAAPGVPLSVPAALSPSHGLAPMPPNLFAPTKAPVTVGNSSFSPSQPLLQSYAVEALAASGFSRGPSPAREVLRGCAAESPPEARSLPLLGASAVSAEGLATPQAPPGAEDEAELRGLHSAETFGANAQAALEHRSLQLLQEKERLREMQQQQEQLLEELQQQQQQRQQQLLLQLQPPEGLHCGPAGKQALRQFFEQAYMLSRPSAAPAAGSLSPASVALSVCGRSRSVARAKGPAMSPSTPEDLPPSAVVPSLLPQVAPAAGYASDSPALHPPPGGAPSSAAVSSAFLASAAAPSAAASSRSASSPPLLSNVSPALVVCRRWQATQGLRDARAAALVSLLRAMGVKRNATYRGVFESALRPKLLLRAAKLRAVVRRFFDGRRTPGAGRPAGAGDGGADEDVDLARLKAVVVPHLGAEGEAVWRDWALGMREGKKARLSGGARRPPTGAGGASETAKAAGGTRDGGGAGTAAGRATAVATPASSGLRRRSGRRVAGDDGEAEADARSRRGSLVRSGLGKTDDDGGGLLLNSAEDDGLAGGSAGDEDLPPERLREGHEALRAIQMLYSAVGRLAPMFQVRPLQPILAAVIEALQPLPLPPAVLKMVLDDTPAARDFYKIAHTRTKHLIWVKQPWKFFSEVSADLDACVAVLNTMAVPQSAAETTGAVRAALTSPSYLRLHQAPSRQLASASPEIPSPSALLQQHVQKLLDLVDGNPAIYNLLTLVIRLKFILSLLPPRSYVIDLRNNQQPYQQSPGDTQAAGGATPHLVGASPSPPLLLAAGGEKGWGRAAGGHYIPIVPVARDLASSSSQMVPALRGASSAAAGRQAPPSPSPDRQASPAVFAAARSSSAAIARTVSGESTGQSADPCVPPTKPEPSLARSGAPAPAAASAPAEGTFLGSAGSTQKPASDVGLYSERSRGTPDGGAASKADGGLPPDGGGGRDSAAPFTRDLAGDAERSASAVRRAAAEGGAVVLAPSQEAAVTAASGVSRASLISRAWSQAECQWGQLRCLLAVGYRDKFNCDDAEMRTVDTCWSVILLVSEVIRSGTNSMESARRRDELLKSSSKSPFATAAGGEASAEKAVHIRSSNDLLDVCIALMHPLFLQAVAESLALSFYRPDFHPLIFRSQERVWRAFAVLGLSAPYVGLTKFILESRPSPALAPPVAPTPPLSPSSPMPTVPSHLPSGGFEPPFSLPTTPAASVLAAGASGGAEAAWRAPASPAACPSPSLRVAARAAEVASPAERRADAEAAAAPGYPEPVASEETQSEGAGSMDSVRSAGRASSSARTAKPDAVANAADPPREGPSEKAAAAGGTLLPVGPIELSSHVAAGGSVSGESSPSLPAERGPVGFPPWPPSAASGLCAGWGGRPLLPPPLPHAGGWPRQQLKRGSASVEASGAKSLSADERQQKRRKAGGGVDIPLAKLVAYAAGSSAAFPSGSAPPPGPAAGPEAPAFANAGGSALSSSVAPVALLRGANGRACEMFRCSLADLRSTHSFLSAYLPRFHTGLYAQCTQSLQAFFDLARAAATAAACATGGDQSCSLVAAEAVAAALSGSDCAGVPSSASAFWISDDGDSATPFSTATRAKDGAPAGAGAHAGAAPQTEVLSGLGETPLSPSLAPQVARLKERLRALARDAAGAWPPSLGFSEPPPAGDATPQELKHHDAVLPLASLAATVAALSLPQAGAGAGEPPATDAGGLEPARRRGESEGAGRVEQAEEGRRAADVPARASQTQGAGSEESGERDKGAEPSASPPTGTPGSRGGPAGPPVASPARPPSACASGAQAPRGSGADLAGAAATAGPGGLAAFCAKLRAAVQHCGDDGVCRRLLVAGRTEIVLARLILTSLLPLTAKSEAFRALQHGVLRRVAHQAQALLLLSSAPEEFVKDSETTFAGESSDDGEREGPGARGAGAKDPRRPRRNFRALSLAEVDWQFLMTLRTFVRLASTQQEGVSRFANALDGGGPTEGAALGVFQPAVLAEMTKLLSLLAERHALFLQLSVDLLRVPSVTRAVGARAPTLLMHAWKLGKRQFSNKPASVESLMFARSFGEAARLSRL is encoded by the exons ATGACGAGCGGCTGGAGCGCCGACTTCCTGCAAGGCACCTCGGGGGcctggcagcagcagcacctcCAGCGTGAGCAggtcgcggctcgcctcgcgctgctgcgtgaACAGGAGgagcgcgtggaggccgAGCTGCAGCGTTGTcaggcgtctctccgcgagcAACTCTGTGCGCAAGAGGCTTCCCGCTTCCCCCCCGGGGGAgggcctccgctctcgcgaCCCCTTCCAGGAGCGACCGTTGATTCCCCGGCGTTTTGCGCGGCTCCAGGCGTGCCGCTGTCtgtgccggcggcgctctcgccctcgcaCGGCCTTGCGCCGATGCCACCCAATCTCTTCGCACCGACAAAGGCGCCTGTCACCGTTGGAAACTCGTCCTTCTCACCGTCTCAGCCGCTTCTTCAGAGCTACGCTGTGGaagcgctcgcggcgagcggcttctcccgcgggccttcgccAGCCCGAGAGgtcctgcgcggctgcgcggcggagagcccgccggaggcgcggagcttGCCCTTGCTTGGGGCGTCCGCAGTCTCGGCTGAGGGCCTCGCGACCCCGCAAGCCCCtccgggcgcggaggacgaggcggagcttCGAGGGCTTCACAGCGCAGAGACCTTCGGCGCgaacgcgcaggcggcgctggagcacCGGAgcctccagctgctgcaggagaaggagcgcctgagggagatgcagcagcagcaagaaCAGCTCCTCGAAgaactgcagcagcaacagcaacagagacagcagcagctgcttctccaACTGCAGCCCCCCGAGGGTCTCCACTGCGGCCCGGCAGGAAAACAGGCCCTAAGGCAGTTCTTCGAAC AGGCGTACATGCTAAGCCGCCCCagtgcagcgccggcggcaggctCCTTGTCTCCCGCCAGCGTCGCACTGAGTGTCTGCGGCAGATCGCGTTCCGTCGCGCGGGCGAAGGGGCCCGCGATGTCGCCCTCGACGCCCGAAGACcttccgccttccgcggtggtgccttcgctgcttccgcaggtcgcgccggcggctgggTATGCTTCGGACTCGCCAGCGCTACACCCGCCCCCCGGGGGCGCGCCCTCTTCGGCCGCCGTTTCGTCGGCCTTTctcgcttcggcggccgcgccttccgccgcagcttcttcgcgcagcgcctcctcgccccctctcctctccaaCGTCTCGCCGGCCCTCGTGGTCTGCCGGCGGTGGCAGGCGACGCAAGGCCTGCGAGACgctcgggcggcggcgctggtgtctctgcttcgcgcgatGGGCGTGAAGCGAAACGCGACCTaccgcggcgtcttcgagagcgcgctgcgccctaagttgcttctgcgcgcggcgaagcttCGCGCGGTTGTCCGCCGCTTCTTTGATGGCCGGCGCACGCCGGGCGCGGGGCGtccggcgggcgccggcgacgggggGGCTGATGAAGACGTcgacctcgcgcggctcAAGGCCGTCGTCGTGCCGCATCTCggtgcggagggcgaggccgtgTGGCGGGATTGGGCTCTCGGGATGCGCgaagggaagaaggcgcgtctctctggcggcgcgcgcagacccCCCACGGGCGCAGGGGGGGCCTCCGAGACCGCCAAGGCTGCGGGCGGCacgcgagacggaggcggcgccgggactgccgcagggcgcgcgactGCGGTCGCGactcccgcctcctctgggctccggcgacgcagcggccggcgcgtcgcaggcgacgacggagaggccgaggcggaCGCCCGCAGTCGACGGGGGAGCCTTGTGCGCTCGGGGTTGGGGAAgaccgacgacgacggcggcgggttGCTTTTAAactccgcggaggacgacggcctggcgggaggcagcgccgggGATGAGGACCTGCCGCCGGAGCGACTGCGCGAAGGGCAcgaagcgctgcgcgcgaTTCAGATGCTGTATTCGGCGGTTGGGCGGCTGGCGCCGATGTTCCAAgtgaggccgctgcagccgatTTTGGCAGCGGTgatcgaggcgctgcagccgctgccgctgccacCGGCGGTGCTGAAAATGGTTCTCGACgacacgccggcggcgcgcgacttTTACAAAATCGCCCACACGCGCACGAAGCACTTGATCTGGGTCAAGCAGCCGTGGAAGTTCTTCAGCGAAGTCTCGGCCGACCTtgacgcctgcgtcgcggttCTCAATACGATGGCGGTGCCGcagtcggcggcggagaccaCCGGGGCGGTGCGGGCCGCGCTCACGTCGCCCTCGTACCTGCGTTTGCATCAGGCGCCCTCGCGTCAGCTTgcttcggcgtcgccagaGATCCCTTCCCCCTCTGCGCTGCTTCAGCAACACGTTCAGAAACTCCTAGATTTGGTAGACGGAAATCCAGCCATCTACAACCTCCTCACGCTCGTCATTCGGCTCAAGTTCATTCTCTcgctcctgccgccgcgcagctacGTCATCGACTTGCGAAATAACCAGCAGCCTTATCAGCAGTCACCCGGAGACACGCAGGCGGCTGGGGGGGCCACTCCGCATTTGGTGGGCGCgtccccctcgcctcctttgCTGctggccgcaggcggcgagaagggctgGGGCCGTGCAGCGGGAGGCCACTACATTCCTATCGTCCCTGTCGCCAGGGatctcgcctcttcttcctcgcagaTGGTGcccgcgctccgcggcgcctcttcagCAGCGGCAGGGCGACAGGCCCCGCCTTCCCCGTCCCCCGACAGGCAGGCCTCTCCCGCGGTgtttgccgccgcgcgctcctcctctgccgcgaTCGCGCGAACTGTCTCCGGCGAGTCTACGGGGCAGTCCGCCGACCCGTGTGTGCCTCCCACGAAACCCGAGCCGAGTCTCGCACGCAGTGGCGCGCcggcccccgcggcggcaagcgccCCGGCCGAAGGCACGTTTTTGGGCAGCGCGGGTTCGACTCAGAAGCCTGCCTCGGACGTCGGCTTATACTCGGAGAGATCACGAGGCAcgcccgacggcggcgccgcctcgaaggccgatggcggccttccgccggacggaggcggggggcgggacAGCGCAGCGCCTTTCACCCGTGACCTtgcgggagacgcagaaagaagcgcgtccgcagtgcggcgcgcggctgcagaaggTGGCGCAGTTGTGCTTGCGCCATCCCAAGAGGCGGCGGTGacggccgccagcggcgtctcgcgcgcgagccttATTTCGAGAGCGTGGTCTCAGGCCGAGTGCCAGTGGGGCCAGTTGCGGTGTCTCTTGGCCGTCGGCTACAGAGACAAATTCAactgcgacgacgccgagatGAGGACTGTCGATACCTGCTGGAGCGTCATTCTCCTCGTATCGGAAGTGATCAG AAGCGGGACGAACTCGATGGAAagtgcgcggcgacgcgacgagCTGCTCAAGAGCTCCTCGAAGTCGCCGTTCGCCactgcagctggcggcgaggcctctgcagagaaagcCGTACATATTCGG TCTAGCAACGATCTTCTCGATGTCTGCATCGCGTTGATGCATCCGCTCTTCCTCCAAGCCGTCGCCGAatcgctcgcgctctccttCTACCGTCCTGACTTCCATCCACTCATCTTTCGAAGCCAGGAGCGAGTTTGGCGTGCCTTCGCAGTCCTGG GTCTCTCAGCCCCGTATGTAGGCCTGACGAAGTTCATTCTCGAGTCGCGGCCGTCTCCCGCCCTGGCGCCTCCGGTCGCtccgacgccgccgctctcaCCGTCGAGTCCGATGCCTACCGTTCCTTCTCATCTCCCCTCGGGGGGGTTCGAACCTCCATTCTCTCTGCCGACAACGCCGGCCGCGTCTGTgctcgctgcgggcgcctccgggggggcggaggccgcgtggcgcgcgcccgcgtcgcctgctgcgtgcccttctccctctcttcgcgtggcggcgcgcgccgcggaagttGCGTCTCCTGCAGAAAGGCGCGCcgatgcggaggcggcggcagcgccaggaTATCCCGAGCccgtcgccagcgaggagacgcagagtgAGGGCGCAGGTTCGATGGACAGTGTCCGTAGCGCtgggcgcgcgtcgtcttcagcCAGAACGGCGAAGCCGGATGCCGTGGCGAATGCCGCGGATCCTCCGCGCGAGGGCCCCAGCGaaaaggccgcggcggcgggcgggacTTTGCTCCCAGTCGGACCAATCGAGTTGTCTTCGCACGTCGCAGCGGGGGGCTCTGTCTCTGGAgagtcttcgccgtcgcttcctGCGGAGCGAGGCCCCGTGGGGTTTCCTCCATGGCCGCCCAGCGCTGCATCTGGGCTGTGTGCGGGCTGGGGGGGGCGCCCGctgctccctccgccgctcccgcATGCGGGCGGCTGGCctcggcagcagctgaagcgcggCAGTGCGAGTGTGGAGGCCAGCGGGGCGAAgtcgctctccgcagacgagcgccagcagaagcgccgcaaggcgggcggcggcgtcgacaTTCCCTTGGCGAAACTCGTTGCCTACGCGGCGGGCAGTTCGGCGGCCTTCCCCAGCGGCAGTGCCCCCCCGCCGGGgcctgccgcaggccccGAAGCCCCCGCTTTCGCGAACGCCGGGGGGTCGGCGCTCTCGAGCTCTGTAGCGCCGgtggcgctgcttcgcggcgcgaaCGGCAGGGCCTGCGAGATGTTTCGGTGTTCGTTGGCAGACTTGCGGAGTACGCACTCGTTTCTCTCGGCGTATCTGCCGCGGTTCCACACCGGCCTGTACGCCCAGTGCACGCAGAGTCTCCAGGCCTTTTTCGATCTCGCacgggccgccgcgacggcggccgcatgcgcgactGGGGGGGACCAGAGCtgctccctcgtcgccgcggaggccgtcgcggctgcgctctcGGGCAGCGACTGCGCTGGCGtgccgtcctccgcctccgcgttttGGATTAGTGACGACGGCGACTCAGCTACGCCGTTCTCcaccgccacgcgcgcgaaggacggcgcgcccgccggcgcgggtgCGCACGCCGGAGCGGCGCCCCAGACGGAGGTGctcagcggcctcggcgagacgccgctgaGTCCCTCGCTGGCTCCGCAGGTGGCGCGTCTGAAGGAGAGGCTGCGGGCTCTcgccagagacgcggcgggcgcgtggcCGCCGAGTCTCGGTTtcagcgagccgccgccggctgggGACGCAACGCCTCAGGAGCTGAAGCATCACGACGCAGTCCTGCCTCTcgcgagcctcgccgcgacTGTTGCGGCGCTCAGTCTcccgcaggcaggcgcgggcgcgggcgagccgcctGCGACGGACGCCGGGGGCCTCGAGCccgcgcgaaggaggggCGAAAGCGAGGGTGCCGGGCGCGTCGAGCAGGCAGAAGAGggacggcgagcagcggacgtgcccgcgcgcgcgagccagaCCCAGGGCGCgggaagcgaggagagcggcgagcgcgacaagGGTGCCGAACCCAGCGCCTCTCCCCCCACAGGCACCCCCGGGTCCCGTGGCGGGCCTGCAGGGCCTccggtcgcctcgcctgcgcgcccgccgtcagcctgcgcctcaggcgcgcaggcgcctcgcgggagcGGGGCTGACCTcgccggagccgcggcgacggcagggcccggcggcctcgcggcgttcTGCGCcaagctccgcgccgctgtgcagcactgcggcgacgacggcgtctgtcgccgcctcctcgttgcCGGCCGCACAGAAATCGTCCTCGCGAGACTC ATTCTCACGAGTCTGCTGCCGCTGACGGCCAAGTCGGAGGCGTTTCGAGCGCTGCAGCACGGCGTGCTTCGCCGAGTCGCTCACCAGgctcaggcgctgctgcttctgtcctccgcgcccgaggAGTTCGTGAAGGACAGCGAGACGACCTTTGCCGGCGaaagcagcgacgacggcgagcgtGAGGGGCCCGGAGCGCGGGGTGCGGGCGCGAAGGacccgcgcaggccgcggcgcaacttccgcgcgctctccctcgccgaGGTCGACTGGCAGTTCCTCATGACGCTGCGAACCTTCGTTCGGCTCGCCTCGACGCAGCAGGAAGGAGTGAGTC GCTTTGCGAACgcgctcgacggcggcggccccaCGGAAGGGGCTGCGCTGGGGGTCTTCCAGCCGGCAGTCCTCGCTGAGATGACCAAACTGCTGAGTCTGCTCGCGGAGCGCCACGCACTCTTTCTCCAGTTGAGTGTGGACCTGCTCAGG GTGCCGTCAGTCACGCgagccgtcggcgcgcgtgctCCAACACTCCTGATGCATGCGTGGAA GCTTGGGAAGCGACAGTTTAGCAACAAGCCCGCAAGCGTCGAG AGCCTCATGTTCGCGCGGAGCTTTGGAGAGGCTGCCCGTCTGTCTCGGCTGTAA
- a CDS encoding aminotransferase, class I/II superfamily protein (encoded by transcript BESB_072180) — MTYCLHTAHAGGQEWRDISNFVEDFSVTTNGLRTPKKALEVAGSALNEVFHYPSPSDVQYKEYERSAENNGLQLRGSQEAELVCVVNPCNPTGDWAKKLYDTRGIKVFVIQSWTKIWACPGLRVGSLLAPHPDEAKRIRKHQVPWSLNTLAIAFLSEVVKDTDYMNETWTVTPQWNDVFRSALQNIRPDWDVNGHR; from the exons ATGACATACTGTCTGCATACGGCACACGCAGGTGGCCAGGAGTGGCGGGATATCTCCAACTTTGTTGAAGACTTCAGTGTCACGACAAATGGGCTCCGAACACCCAAGAAAGCTCTCGAAGTCGCTGGATCAGCGCTCAACGAGGTGTTCCACTACCCGA GTCCATCCGATGTGCAGTACAAAGAATATGAGAGGTCGGCGGAAAATAATGGACTTCAGCTTCGCGGCTCACAGGAAGCCGAACTTGTTTGTGTAGTCAACCCCTGCAACCCCACGG GAGACTGGGCTAAAAAGTTATATGATACACGTGGAATCAAGGTCTTTGTCATACAGTCCTGGACAAAAATTTGGGCGTGTCCC GGCTTGCGCGTTGGGTCTCTCCTTGCGCCGCATCCGGACGAGGCGAAACGAATACGGAAGCATCAGGTTCCG TGGTCGCTGAATACCCTGGCGATTGCCTTTCTCTCCGAGGTGGTGAAGGACACCGACTACATGAACGAAACGTGGACAGTGACGCCACAGTGGAATGACGTCTTCCGCAGCGCATTGCAAAATATTCGACCCGACTGGGATGTCAACGGTCATCGGTGA